Proteins co-encoded in one Metabacillus sp. KUDC1714 genomic window:
- a CDS encoding pyridoxal phosphate-dependent aminotransferase, producing the protein MKTFKQSQLLETLPKQFFASLVEKVNKIIAQGHDVINLGQGNPDQPTPDHIVKAMQNAVEKPQFHKYSPFRGHTFLKEAIATFYKREYGVEIDPSTEVSILFGGKAGLVEVPQCLLNPGDVVLVPDPGYPDYWSGVELARAKMEVMPLIREKHFLPDYNSLTKEVVEKAKLMILNYPNNPTGATATEEFFEETVGFARGNDICVVHDFAYGAIGFDGKRPISFLQTKGAKEVGIEIYTFSKSYNMAGWRIGFAVGNPSVIEALNLLQDHMYVSVFSAIQEAAAHALLSPQTCVAELNALYESRRNTLIQAFREIGWDVTAPSGSFFAWLPVPNQFESSQDFSDYLLENAHVVVAPGIGFGEYGEGYVRVGLLTSEERLVEAANRIKALNLF; encoded by the coding sequence ATGAAAACCTTTAAACAATCACAATTATTAGAAACATTACCGAAGCAATTCTTTGCAAGTCTAGTTGAAAAGGTAAATAAAATTATTGCACAGGGTCATGATGTTATTAATCTAGGTCAAGGAAATCCAGATCAGCCTACACCTGATCATATTGTTAAAGCCATGCAAAATGCAGTGGAAAAACCACAATTCCATAAGTACTCTCCATTTCGTGGTCATACTTTCTTGAAGGAAGCGATCGCAACTTTTTATAAAAGGGAATATGGAGTTGAAATTGATCCATCGACTGAAGTATCGATTCTATTCGGTGGAAAGGCAGGACTTGTTGAGGTTCCTCAATGCTTGTTGAATCCAGGGGATGTTGTACTTGTTCCAGACCCTGGTTATCCGGATTATTGGTCAGGTGTTGAGCTTGCACGTGCCAAAATGGAAGTAATGCCACTTATCAGAGAAAAACATTTTTTACCTGACTATAATAGTTTGACTAAAGAAGTGGTAGAAAAAGCAAAACTTATGATTTTAAACTATCCAAATAATCCAACAGGCGCAACTGCAACAGAGGAATTCTTCGAAGAAACCGTAGGATTTGCTAGAGGAAATGACATTTGTGTAGTGCATGATTTTGCTTATGGGGCTATTGGCTTTGATGGAAAACGTCCAATAAGCTTTTTACAAACTAAAGGGGCAAAAGAGGTCGGGATTGAAATCTATACTTTTTCAAAGTCATATAACATGGCTGGGTGGCGAATTGGGTTTGCCGTTGGTAACCCATCTGTGATTGAAGCCCTAAATCTTTTGCAAGATCATATGTATGTAAGTGTATTTAGTGCAATTCAAGAAGCGGCAGCACATGCCTTATTAAGTCCACAAACATGTGTAGCAGAGTTAAATGCACTTTATGAATCTCGTAGAAATACTTTGATTCAAGCTTTTCGTGAAATTGGCTGGGATGTGACAGCTCCATCTGGATCATTTTTTGCCTGGTTGCCTGTACCTAATCAGTTTGAATCATCTCAGGATTTTTCAGATTACTTATTAGAAAATGCCCATGTCGTGGTTGCACCTGGAATTGGCTTCGGGGAATACGGTGAAGGGTATGTAAGGGTAGGTCTTCTCACTTCAGAAGAAAGATTAGTAGAAGCTGCTAACCGAATAAAAGCATTGAATTTGTTTTAA